In Geotalea uraniireducens, one genomic interval encodes:
- a CDS encoding 3-isopropylmalate dehydratase small subunit — protein sequence MKSFGGPILCLDRSDINTDEIIPAKYLTEITKEDLKPYILEDLKLPGFDPKGEKTLTARVIVSRGNFGCGSSREHAPWVFEVNDITAVIAESFARIFRQNMFNCGMAAIELPAEQIDTLMKYAAFPDTIIAIDIERQQITVRGGGQEEQFAFDVSPFDKALVLAGGWVDYADQKY from the coding sequence ATGAAATCTTTCGGCGGACCCATTCTTTGTCTCGACCGCTCAGATATCAATACCGATGAAATAATTCCGGCCAAATATCTGACCGAAATTACCAAGGAAGATCTGAAACCGTACATCCTGGAAGATCTCAAGTTGCCGGGATTTGATCCGAAGGGTGAGAAGACCCTGACTGCCCGGGTTATTGTTTCCCGGGGGAACTTCGGCTGCGGTTCTTCTCGCGAACATGCCCCCTGGGTATTCGAGGTCAATGACATTACCGCTGTCATCGCCGAGTCGTTTGCCCGCATTTTCCGCCAGAACATGTTCAATTGCGGGATGGCCGCCATCGAGCTGCCTGCAGAGCAGATTGACACGCTGATGAAGTACGCCGCCTTTCCCGATACCATCATTGCCATCGATATAGAGCGGCAGCAGATAACAGTGCGGGGCGGGGGGCAGGAAGAGCAGTTTGCTTTTGATGTTTCTCCCTTCGACAAGGCGCTGGTCCTCGCGGGGGGGTGGGTCGATTACGCGGATCAAAAGTATTGA